Within the Aspergillus luchuensis IFO 4308 DNA, chromosome 5, nearly complete sequence genome, the region TGCCTTGGCCTCGATGAGATGAGGCAGTTCCTGGACTACAGTCCGATAGGGAAGGTCGGGCAGGTCAGGACATGAGGGCGAGGACCATCCGGGGTGCTCGACTTGACCCCAGGGTGGATTGTCGTAGTCCACCAGGAGCGATTCGTAGCCTGAGAAATCATGTCCGTCGGCTGCAATGTCCCTAGGTCGAGCCTGGTAGGCTATGATCGCACTATGCGCCAAACCCTCCTTAACCAGTCGGCGCACACTCTTGCCGACGTCTTCGCGCTCGACGGGGATCCATGCTTTCGGGATGCCGGAGAGGACGGTTCGGTTGGTATATATACGCGTGGTGTAGATTAGAACCGCGAGAATGAATGTGACAACGTAGccgccggtgatgatgaagatgttcgTGAGGCGCTGCGTGATGTAGCACTGGTAGATCGCATCGGCGGGAGTCAGGATGATGCAGAGGAACAGGAccaaggagaggaaggtgaagacaGTTAAGTTCAGGACGCGCTGAACGTTGATGGCCATAACCGCGAGCACGTCATATTGCGCCGCAGTACCGGCTGCTCTCAGGTGCAAGCAACTGGCCGGTAGAAGATATACTGCGTAGCTGGAATTAAGGGGATGCCCGTTGCGACCGTGAGATGAGCTGGGTGTCACGTGGTTAATGTGGGCGCGATCGGCGTTTGTCTTCCTGTACGGATACTGTCTCGGAACAAGCCATCCCTACCATATCTACTATGTTTCTGCGATAATTCAATATGGCTTCCCAAAGGTATATATATGCCTACGCTTATGCTTCTATTGCTCTACGTGTATTAATGCTAAGGAATCACGACCTTTAGTCGTCCTGGACAGCCACCTCGTCCTCCCATTGAGGCTCGAACTGCGCCCGAGCCCGGCGGATGACCCGCTCGATACCGTCCAGACCCATCTTCAGGACATCCATCTTCGGGCCGTAACTTAGACGAACGAAGTGGTGGCAAGGGCTGTCGAACAGGTCTCTTCTGTGAGCGGGGTTGAGGTCGAAGAAGATACCAGGGACCACAATGACCTTCTCGGTCAAGAGggcgttgaagaagttcAGTCCGTCGGACAGGTTGGCCTCCttggggagaggagggtccAGGGAGGTCAGGTCAAGCCAGATGTAGAAGGTGGCCTGGGGCACCTCGTCGATGCGGAAACCGATCTCACGCAGACGCCCAACGACGAAGTCTCTCTTCTCGCGGAAGTGCACCTGGAGGGCCTTCATCTCGGCACGCACCAGCGACGGCTCGAGCATGGGAACGGCGGCTTCCTGGAAAGGCGCATTGGCACCACCGTCCAGGTAGGAACCAGCAGAGCCCAGGGCGTCGATGAACTCCTTGGGTCCAACAACCCAGGCGATACGCCAACCCGGAAGACGGAAACGCTTGGTCAGACCGTCAATCAGAAGCACATCTGTGAGAGTCAGCATGGCAGGAACAACCTGCACCGGTTCTCGTTTGTTCAGGGAGGGTCAGCGGGCGAACCATCTTTGTTGACATCCTCGACGTTGGTGGCACCACTGATCGTGGTTCCGTCACAGTCGGTAGTGTAGTTGTAACCGCCGTAGAATTCGTCCAGGATCAGAGTCGCACGATCTCTGCAGATGTCCTGGATCTGAGCAAGCTCGGGGTTGGAGACAAAGTGTCCGGTAGGGTTACGAGGGTTGGAGGTCAGCAACACAGACGTTCCACGAGCGATCTCCTCGGCGATCTTGTCGGGGTAAATTGCGTAGTGGTCGTCTTGGGCGAGGGGAATGGGAATAGGAGCGATCTAGATGCAGAGTTAGCCACCGTATACGACCCGGAGCCCTCTGATCACTGCAGTCATTCCACTGGCAGCGCTGATTCATTCGCACTCACGTTCTTGAACAGCGACAACATCTCCGAGTACGCCGAGTAATCAGGGATAGGGAAAGACAAGTACGAGTTTCCCAGAATAGCAGCGATACGGATCAGACCCGCACGACCACCGGGGACAATGCAGACGTTCTCCCAGGTGTACTGACTGGCCTTGCCCTGACGGTAGTGCTCATTGTAGAGGCGAGCGACGGCGGCACGCAGAGGCTTGATACCGGCGGTGGGACCGTACTCacgggcggcggaggtgatAGGGATGGAAGTCGGACGAGGGAAACTGCCCTCGATCTCATCATCGGCTTCAGGGGCACCCTGGCCTAGGTTGGCCCAGGAGTGAGGATCCTCAGCATAACCATGTTCGGTGGCACGCTCGGTACACCAGACAACACCGGTGGAGGCACGGGAGGCATCGAGACCGGCATGGGGACGGTGACCTTCGTGGGCGCTACGGAACTGACGGTGGGTTTCGGAACGAAGTTCTGCATGACAGGATGTGATGTTAGTTGAAGTATAAGCGATAGTCCTCGACTAGTAGCTTGTGTTGTTGTAAGGGAACAGAGGATTATGTGCCCCTCATGCACAAGGCTGAGGCAGCATTGCTGCATGCAGTGGGAGCATGTATAGAAGCAAGAGTGCAGGGAACATGACTTCTtcaaatgaagaaaagaaagaataaaaggAAGACATATAAATAATTGAACAACGTACCATTCTCAGACAACTCCTTACCGACCGAGAAGCGGCGGTTGGAGGGGCGCAGGATGCTCAAGCGGCGGCCGGAGAAAGACATGCTGGGCTGCTTTTGCCAAGTCGCAGTTTCTGGGGAAGAATGCAATCTAGTGTATGCAAGCTATCGGAGTTCCCTGGATCTGAAGGAGTAAGAAAGGATTAATTAAGTAAAAATTTGGGGATATCTCTAGATCCGTACGAATAGACAacaggggaaaaaaaagaaaaaagataggCAAGTAGTAGAGGCAAAGATAGAACTTACTCTCCAAAAGAACAAGAGTTGGAGAACAGAGAAttaagaggggagagaggagagaggataTATCAATAAATAAGAATGAAGAAGTAGATAGTCAGACAGACCAGcaaataaaatgaaaagggaaataagattaaaaaaaagtgatcagagaaggaaaaaaaggtacAAGTAATTTTTCTCTTGTTAAGGCGTTAAGGATGGATGGCTCCCTCCAACTCATTGCTTTGCCTTGTTGGTCTTGCTTTTCTCCAACTTTTCCTTTCCGCCCAATCTACTCTCTCTACGGCATATCGACCCAGACCCAGACTCAGACAGATACCAACCAAACCACCCACCAttctcctttttcctctAACTCCTCTCATCTGCgacaaataataataataacaccTACTAGTAGTTTCAGCCCGCAGGCACCAGTCAACTTTCTTGACAAAAttagaaagaaggaaggaaggacgAGAAAGAGCGAGCAAAATAATCGCGCAACTGCCGCCTCTTCCagggaaagcaaagcaaaaaaagCAGCCTTACAACCACAACTGTAAAATGCCTCACAACTTAACTAAACTGACTAGTAGTTTCGAGGGTTTCGCGGTCAACtgccacacacacaccgcATACGTGACGAATCGTCGAACCCAGAATCGATAAGTTTGACCCAACCGTCTCGTCCAGACCGCAATCATTTTCCCGTGGCTCAGTCCCGATCGACGGGCTCCAAGTGGACTCTTCTTTCGGCTGGGATCCGACACCGGCTCCAATGAATCCCAAATCATCTGCCATCATTCCTTCCGAGACCATACGAACTTACATAGTAGTGTTGTAGACTTGTAGTAGTATCGATTGCCGGCCCCAGTAGCAAAATGACGAGTGGCGGTGGCTGCTGCCTCCCCCCCCTTATTCCCTTATCCCCTATCGATCTTGTCCACCTATCTATCTTTGGTTTATATGATCGGATGGACGGCATCTCAAGAGAGTTGCGACCTGTCTAATGACAAACAGGGACTGGATGgacacccaccaccccctttcAGCCCTTTCAGGCCCCCGTTGGTTTGGACCGTGGAGTGCCCGAAGTTCCACTTCTCGGTACTGATGGATCCGTGGAATTATGGCGCCCCCCAGGTACTTACTAACTTACTAACTCACTAACCAACCTATCTCCAATCTCCTCCCTATTCCTTTCAGGTTTATTTTTGGAGCCATTATTCTCGCCATTGTTCATACTCTATATCTGCACCCAGCACCAAGGAAATCTAAGGTCGTAATACTATCATTGACAGGGCCAGCACGGAAAGCCagcacagaaaaaaaaaaaagggtaaCAAGCAACGAATCAACAAGCACAACAGATGAGGTACCGCAACATCAAAGTCCATCCCAAGGCACAAATATGCAGGAACACTATACAGCTCATCTCGTATGTCCGACATCCGTCCTGCGCAATCAATGAAGAATCGGAAAGCCAACAAGCGGTATACATACATCATGCAGTCATGGTAGATCAGTTCAAATGGAGAGTCATCAACATTTCCCAGAGCAGAGAGCCGCCTCTCCCAAATCCCAACAGGGTGTCCGAAGTAAACCCACAAAACCCGCTCCTTGCTAGGGTCCATCAAGAATCAAGCGCCCCGGCCGATAATCTCTTTTTTTGCCTCTCCCTTAACCCATGCGAATAGAATCAGTAGCCTCTCCAACGCTCTCCAGCCAATCCAGTTGGATGTGAGTCGTCAACTAAACCAAGGAGACAACACCGGTGACAATGTCTCATCTCTTGACAACTCACACAGAATGAGATGCGGAGAGTAATCCAATGCAGCGATGGTCGGAGAATCAAGGACGAAAAGTAACGGTAGGAAACAAAGTAAGGTAGTGAGAAAATAAGGCAGAAAATAATCTTCAGTACTGGAACATATGCCATTTGCTCCAGCTCTATCATATCTAAGTCTCCACTGCCTGACAGTAGAGTTGAATCTCGCCTACTTGACCCCTAGCGAGCATGTCACGCTGTTGTTCGCGCCACTCCATGAATGCCAGTTGAACGGCCTCGTCGCTGTCAATCGTAACAAAGTCTCCGTCTTCGTCCCGGTATCGTAGCCTGACCGACTTGCTGCCAATTGAGCGGTTGGTGAATCGGGCCAGCTTGGCGTCCACACGATCAATGAGCGAGCGGAACATGATGTTGCTGGCAATGACGAGAGTGACGTAGTTATCATCGAAATTCACCTTGACCTTGAGTTGCGTCGGCATGAGGGGCTCCTCATCCGGCTCGTGGCTCAGTGGAGACGTGGGCTGATCGGTGGCCGATGTGCTAGGACGGTAGTCAGAGTATTGGGGCTCGTGGAAATGCGTGTGCGGCACATGCCGGGGATCGGAATGTTGCTGGGAGTTGGGAAGGTGGTTTGCGTTGCGAATGGGGATGTTGGCATTGGTAGGGGAGTTGTTCTGGCTGCGGTTGGGAGGCGCCATCATGCTGGATATGTGAGCGGGAATCGGCGGGACGGGTACGTTGTCGACGGTCTGCATCGTATGGGCGCCCATGTAACGACGCATTTCCGGGTTGTGGGTGTGGTTGTGGATATCGGGGCTACTCGCGGATCGCATTCGCTGGGCCATGCCATTTGCCGCCTGGGCCCCTGACATCGGAGGGAGTGAGGGTCGTTGAGCACTTCGTCCATTCGGAGCACCGCTGAAATAAGGATTTGAATTAGGCCCATCTCTTGACGTCGCACGGGACAAAGCCGGGGCTGTATACCGAGCATTTTCTTCATTCCAGTTGCCTGTAGGTGTCACTTGACGACCATGGAAATATCCAGTAGACTGGGAGCTGGACCGTGTAGACGGAGTTTCGGCGACGGGGGAGAAGTAAGATGGAGCGTTCCTCTCTGCTGGCGACATACTGCCTCCAGAAAGATGGGTGTGCAGTGACAGATTCGGATCGGGTACAGGTATGCGAGGGCGACCGGAGCTACCGCTGCCTCCTGTTGCTGAACGGGTTCGGAGACTGGTGCTGGAGGCGTTACGGCTCATCGGGAATTCCGAGAAGAAGCCTGCTTCCTGCGTGGCTGCTTGCTCTTCCGCATAATACTCTTGTTCATATGGGTTCGGAATGTTGGACATGGATCGCATGTACGTGAATTCGGTCTCGGAGGTGCCGGTGTTGCGAGCGCTGCGCTGCTCTGCCTGGATCGCCCGTTGTGCCTCAATGTCCCGGCTCCATTTGCGCATGATGTCCTCGTTCGAATAGCGAATGATGAAATTGTCCACGACTCCTGGATCACCCTTCCAGAAGATCTGGATGCGGTAAGAGCCTGTCACCAAGTAATTTAGTCAAAGCAGCTCCCCCAAATGTTTGAGAAGTCCTCGTACCTGGCTTGGGAAGGCAGAGCACGTCTGTCACGTTCGCCATGTAAATGCGGCCTTTGAGCTGAAGCCGCGGCTTGCCTTTAATCATCGCAGCGGGCTTGTCTTTGCCTAGATTCAGTTTCGACTTTTGCTTGTTAGGGTTGATATCCTTGCAGCAGAGGAGTATCCGTTCGAAGAGATAGATATGATACTAATCCAAAAGTCAGCTGGCTGTTCTCTCAACTCCATCTTTGCAAAAGGAGCCTGGAATGGCTTCTAACCTCTCTCTCTGAGTCTTTGCCATTATCACCCTTGATCACCGAAAAGGTGCCAAAACGGAGAAGGTCACCAAATGCTTCAATCTTCAGAGCCTTCCAGTCATCCACTCGTTCATCGAGGTCTTTGACAGCAGACTGCAGGTGCTCTTTGTCAATGGCATCATTTGCCGAGTCTAAAACGGTTTGGATAGCGTCGATGGCTCGTTGGATGTCAGTCCGGAGGTCTGGGTTTTCTGTTTGCTTCAGAAGTTCCTGCGTGGTGGTCAGTAATGAGACTAGTGGCTATGTATTGAGACGAGGGAATCCTTACCCCTAACATCAGGGGATATTTAGTCAAGCGCTGGAAAGGCTTGACAAAGAAACCGTTCAAGGTTGCGGGTTGCGCCACCATCTGTAGCAGGTCCTTGGACCGCGGGGCCATGTGAATCTTGTCCCAATCTCTGAGACAGATCTCATCACAGCGCATCTGGTTGGCGATAAAGGGCTCATATTGGCGGAAAGCTTCCTCGTGCTGGATAAACAGCTCGCCCCAGTTTTGTTTCTCTTCGGGCAGCGCATAGTGCTGTTCAATACGGATCAAGAACCGCTGAGCAAAATCAAGCAGATTGTTGAGATTCAAGAAAATTTGATGGCTAGCATCACCATTTACAGCACTTGTCTCTTCTAACTCCTTCTTCAGGGCCTGTAGAttctggagatgatgaacatAGTCGCGCTCCGTTTCCAGTAACTCCTTGAGGATGTGTTCCCGTTTGGTGAGCTTGACGGCACCTTTCGCGGGGGCCCCTGCTCCAATATCCGACGGTCGCTTCAGCTGTCCCTGCATCTCCAGGATGTCCAGAACCCGGTTAACCATCTTGATCACTTTGGTGAAGCCAGTGGTGTTTTCGCCGTAAAGGTCCGTGATAAGGAAGCAGTCTTGCTGAGGGAATCCCAGCTCCTTCAGAGACGCATGGAGGAATTTGAAGGTGGCGGCTTTCGGGCGTTTAGCCTCGGCGACTTTCGTGGTGTCGATTTCCAGGACTTCTTCGGGATCGGAGGCATTGTAGATAGTCAGGAGGGGATAGCCTGTCCGGAGACAATTCCACAGCGACGCCACCGGATCGGTGTTCCCCTGAGCCAGATCGGCTTCCTCCATTTCTCGCATATGGGGTTCGAAGTTCGGTACTTCGGCCAGGCGCTTCTTGAGGTTGACGCAGCTCTGATAGATCGATTCGCCGCCGCGgcggttgatgatgttgtccTCGGCGATAGGACCGCCattcatggtgatggtctcAGCCATCTCGACGGGGGTGGTGGCCGACTCGGACCGTAAGGAGTGGAGGCCGGCGACAATGTGGGGGAGGAGCGAAGGGCTTCAAATCTGCGCAGCAGACCGacggagggagaaagaggaaggaaatgacAGGCGTGCTTGCACGAGGATCAAGTCGAGCATGGGTCACTGGATGCGAGCCGGTGGACCGAtgcgggatggatgggacaAGCGAGCAGCTAAGGAACCTTAggagtggagatggtggtacGTTAACTATTAGTTAACTCTCTCCCTAAAAGCTGAGTCAAACCGCGAGCTGTTGTTCCGTGTCTCGACCCTCGCCGCCAGAAGTCGATCGAATGCGTGAATTTAAAATACACCTTTGGGGGGTCGACGAGTTCACGCGACGAGCCGGATGGGTGATTTTTGTAATTCGGGGAAAGCTCTGCGcttttaatagaaaattagTATGGCCTTGGCCAGGGACAAATCTCCGGCCCTTGCTGGCGACAGCGCCCTTCCTGATCAAAAGATGGCGAACCCGAAACCCAAGAAGGATcgagaaaaatagaaatgcTGGGTGTGGGGTTTGATTTGCCGCTGCAGCCAGGCAAGCGCAGGCACGTAGTAAGCAGGAACCAaagaaagagcagcagcagcagcaagtagcagcagcaggttccaAAGAGGCGGATTTTGCCCCTCAACCGAGAAAACAGCTGAAAGGTGGAAATCAGATAAAATATGGGAACGGGAAAGGATCCCTGGAGCGGTACCGCCGGGAACCGTAGGTGAAGGTCAATTTTAAATGAAAAACTAATAAGAATAGCTATGGTATGAAAAATAGGGTGGAAAATAAACccggaaggagagaaagcgaagagagggagagtaaagaacaagagagggaggaggaggaggaggagggggggaggggatgatggaggggaaggaggtcaatgggaagaaaggagggaaaatgTGAGAAAGCAAAGGATAGACAATCAACAGTGACAAGAGATGGAAACACCGGACTGGGGgtaagaaaaggaagagtgagagagagagtccAGGCCAGTCAAGTGGTCCAGTTTGCCCGACTGAGTGGTAGCGCGCGTCAGCTCCAGTCGACAAGTGAAGAAGTGACAAACTTCCCGAGTACTACTATGGAGTACTCTGTACTAAACTGCGAGGAACTAGTCAGTCGGAAGGAAGGACTGACTTGACCAGGACGGGATGATtaaagggggagggaggaggaggaggggagggggaagggaaagaatgggTGTTcgggtgggtgggtttgaagtggagagaggagagaccgcagtagatactactagtcagTATCGAgtagtggaggaggggagttAAGAAGCACAAAAGAGACACCCGTGAaagagggggagaaaaagaaagagttgactgaggaggaagggtgcgagacaaggagaaggagaagaaggaggatgcaACATACCAGAAGAGACGCTGATGTGGGACTGAAATTGGTGGTTACTACCTTTGAAGAATTAGATCATAAGTAGATAGCCGATCGTGAAAGGTGGGAAAGGTCAGTATGTGAGTCGCGCAACTATAATACTTTTgactatactactaataataattataatgaggggagggggggaaggaattAATCTgggagacagagagagacagagtcCGGGCAACGGAGACAGGAATGAGGAGTACCAAACAATCAACAATTCCAAGTACGTATACGTTAGAATCTGGAATCTTCAATAACAGTCCACGTActttgggggagggagtgtGGATGGTCAAGTCATATCTGACCGTCTTTTAGAGCAACAGATTTGAATTTCAATAACTACGTACTAAATTCAAATCCAGGCCGAATTGGCAAAAAAGCTGGGGTTGGCCCCGGTAGGGATTCGAGAATGACCGAAGCAGATTGGAGGCCGCATCGGCTGCATGAAGACTCCTCTCACACCAACTGTTTGAGATTTGAACTAGTCCCGAGGCACGCTTAGATTGCCGCCCCATAGACTaccaatctatctatctatctacacaCCACCACAGGAAAACTGGTTATACACCTggaattaagaataaatttttaCTGTACCTAGAAAATACATCCTTAGATTACTACATACATTGACtcgtctcatcatcatcttcttcatctccttgcaACCTTTGTATCAGCATCGACAGTTCGGACATTTTTCCCTATTTCATGATCCTCGATCACTACTGTACATCCCAGGGGTAAGGATGTCCGACCTGCATACAATCCCAAACACAAGGAGCAACACACATACCACCTGGCAGGTACCACTACCCGCGACACAGTGTCCAATCTACTCCCAAGTCGATGGTTGTTCCTCTTTAGTCGCGATATCGACCCCATCGGAACCCTGGGCACAGCACCTTCATTGGTTGGGGAAGTGACAGGAGTGGATGTCCGCCGGTTTCAGGgctgtagtagtggtggtggccgaTGATGGAATGATCCAAGCCACCGACGAGCTGGTTCCCATGACAAAAACCCTAATTATTATTCCCCACGAGGATGACAATTACGGAGGTTTGGGAGTTCATGGATAATACCAAGTTGCAGGATACTTTCCACTAGTCAGTTCCTGTAGGATGTTAGAAAGGGCCGGCTGGGAAGG harbors:
- a CDS encoding Rho family guanine nucleotide exchange factor CDC24 (COG:T;~EggNog:ENOG410Q554;~InterPro:IPR000219,IPR033511,IPR010481,IPR035899, IPR011993,IPR001849,IPR036872,IPR000270;~PFAM:PF06395,PF00564,PF15411,PF00621;~go_function: GO:0005085 - guanyl-nucleotide exchange factor activity [Evidence IEA];~go_function: GO:0005089 - Rho guanyl-nucleotide exchange factor activity [Evidence IEA];~go_function: GO:0005515 - protein binding [Evidence IEA]): MAETITMNGGPIAEDNIINRRGGESIYQSCVNLKKRLAEVPNFEPHMREMEEADLAQGNTDPVASLWNCLRTGYPLLTIYNASDPEEVLEIDTTKVAEAKRPKAATFKFLHASLKELGFPQQDCFLITDLYGENTTGFTKVIKMVNRVLDILEMQGQLKRPSDIGAGAPAKGAVKLTKREHILKELLETERDYVHHLQNLQALKKELEETSAVNGDASHQIFLNLNNLLDFAQRFLIRIEQHYALPEEKQNWGELFIQHEEAFRQYEPFIANQMRCDEICLRDWDKIHMAPRSKDLLQMVAQPATLNGFFVKPFQRLTKYPLMLGELLKQTENPDLRTDIQRAIDAIQTVLDSANDAIDKEHLQSAVKDLDERVDDWKALKIEAFGDLLRFGTFSVIKGDNGKDSEREYHIYLFERILLCCKDINPNKQKSKLNLGKDKPAAMIKGKPRLQLKGRIYMANVTDVLCLPKPGSYRIQIFWKGDPGVVDNFIIRYSNEDIMRKWSRDIEAQRAIQAEQRSARNTGTSETEFTYMRSMSNIPNPYEQEYYAEEQAATQEAGFFSEFPMSRNASSTSLRTRSATGGSGSSGRPRIPVPDPNLSLHTHLSGGSMSPAERNAPSYFSPVAETPSTRSSSQSTGYFHGRQVTPTGNWNEENARYTAPALSRATSRDGPNSNPYFSGAPNGRSAQRPSLPPMSGAQAANGMAQRMRSASSPDIHNHTHNPEMRRYMGAHTMQTVDNVPVPPIPAHISSMMAPPNRSQNNSPTNANIPIRNANHLPNSQQHSDPRHVPHTHFHEPQYSDYRPSTSATDQPTSPLSHEPDEEPLMPTQLKVKVNFDDNYVTLVIASNIMFRSLIDRVDAKLARFTNRSIGSKSVRLRYRDEDGDFVTIDSDEAVQLAFMEWREQQRDMLARGQVGEIQLYCQAVET
- a CDS encoding pyridoxal phosphate-dependent aminotransferase (COG:E;~EggNog:ENOG410PGKB;~InterPro:IPR004839,IPR015424,IPR015421;~PFAM:PF00155;~go_function: GO:0003824 - catalytic activity [Evidence IEA];~go_function: GO:0030170 - pyridoxal phosphate binding [Evidence IEA];~go_process: GO:0009058 - biosynthetic process [Evidence IEA]), encoding MSFSGRRLSILRPSNRRFSVGKELSENELRSETHRQFRSAHEGHRPHAGLDASRASTGVVWCTERATEHGYAEDPHSWANLGQGAPEADDEIEGSFPRPTSIPITSAAREYGPTAGIKPLRAAVARLYNEHYRQGKASQYTWENVCIVPGGRAGLIRIAAILGNSYLSFPIPDYSAYSEMLSLFKNIAPIPIPLAQDDHYAIYPDKIAEEIARGTSVLLTSNPRNPTGHFVSNPELAQIQDICRDRATLILDEFYGGYNYTTDCDGTTISGATNVEDVNKDDVLLIDGLTKRFRLPGWRIAWVVGPKEFIDALGSAGSYLDGGANAPFQEAAVPMLEPSLVRAEMKALQVHFREKRDFVVGRLREIGFRIDEVPQATFYIWLDLTSLDPPLPKEANLSDGLNFFNALLTEKVIVVPGIFFDLNPAHRRDLFDSPCHHFVRLSYGPKMDVLKMGLDGIERVIRRARAQFEPQWEDEVAVQDD